One window of the Xiphophorus hellerii strain 12219 chromosome 15, Xiphophorus_hellerii-4.1, whole genome shotgun sequence genome contains the following:
- the med23 gene encoding mediator of RNA polymerase II transcription subunit 23 isoform X2: MALSMETQLQSIFEDVVKTEMIEEAFAGMFMDTPENERTKLISCLGAFRQYWGTLQQDSHEQCVQWIVRFIHSQHSPKRISFLYDCLGMAVETSLLPPRMVCVALISSESLEWERTRLWALTFKLIRKIIGGVDYKGVRDLLKAVLDKIQTIPITVSSAIVQQLLAAREVVEYILDRNACLLPAYFAVTEIRKLYPEGHLSHWLLGSLISDFVDSFRPTARINSICGRCSLLPVVNNSGAICNSWKLDPTTLRFPLRGMLPYDKDLFEPQTGLLRYVLEQPYSREMVCNMLGLNKQQKQRCPVLEEQLVDLVVYAMERSETEEHFDADIGGTSQLLWQHLSSQLIFFVLFQFASFPHMVLSLHQKLAGRGLIKGRDHLMWVLLQFISGSIQKNALADFLPVMKLFDLLYPEKECIPVPDISKPQSTHSFAMTCIWIHLNRKAQNDNSKLQILIPHSLKLHHEFLQQSLRNKSLGMSDYKIALLCNAYSTNSDCFSLPMGVLVETIYGNGSMRINLPGTSCMASGSVTPLPMNLLDSLTVHAKMSLIHSIATRVIKLAHAKSSIALAPALVETYSRLLVYMEIESLGIKGFISQLLPNVFKSHAWGILHTLLEMFSYRMHHIQPHYRVQLLSHLHSLAAVPQTNQNQLHLCVESTALRLITALGSSEVQPQFTRFLNDPKTVLSAESEELNRALILTLARATHVTDFFTGSDSIHGTWCKDILQTIMSFTPHNWASHTLSCFPAPLQAFFKQNNVPQESRFNLKKNVEEEYRKWKSMANENDIITHFSMQGSPPLFLCLLWKMLLETDRINQIGFRVLERIGARALVAHVRTFADFLVYEFSTSAGGQQLNKCIEILNDMVWKYNIVTLDRLILCLAMRSHEGNEAQVCYFIIQLLLLKPSDFRNRVNDFVKENAPEHWLQSDWHNKHMNYHKKYPEKLYFEGLAEQVSPPLQLQTQYLPIYFGNVCLRFLPVFDIVIHRFLELLPVSKSLETLLDHLGGLYKFHDRPVTYLYNTLHYYERHLRDRTNLKRKLVHAIMSSLKDNRTPGWCLSETYLKFGMNPREDNVWIPDDTYYCKLIGRLVDTMAGKSPGPFPNCDWRFNEFPNPAAHALHVTCVELMALAVPGKDVGNALLNVVLKSQPLVPRENITAWMNAIGLVITALPEPYWIVLHDRIISVLSSPALTSETEWAGDPFALLDFTACHQSYSEMNCSYVLALTHAVWHHSSIGQLSLIPKFLSETLKPIVQTELQLLYVYHLVGPFLQRFQQERTRCMLEIGVAFYEMLQAVDQHCQHLSYMDPICDFLYHIKYMYTGDSVKEQVEKIIMTLRPAMKLRLRFITHSSIIETSSAAATASSASASSSSAGTPQPPPSSLSSTNAAASPSSSSQHAHTPM; encoded by the exons ATGGCGCTTtcgatggaaacgcagcttcaGAGCATCTTTGAAGATGTTGTG AAAACTGAGATGATAGAAGAGGCATTTGCAGG gatgTTCATGGACACTCCTGAGAATGAGAGGACTAAACTGATAAGCTGTCTTGGGGCCTTCAGGCAGTACTGGGGAACTCTGCAACAG gaCTCTCATGAGCAGTGTGTGCAGTGGATAGTGCGCTTCATCCACAGTCAGCACAGTCCCAAGAGGATCTCATTCCTGTACGACTGTCTGGGGATGGCTGTGGAGACCAGTTTGTTGCCGCCTAG gatgGTGTGTGTTGCCCTGATTAGCTCCGAGAGCTTGGAGTGGGAAAGGACTCGACTGTGGGCCTTAACTTTCAAACTTATTCGCAAGATCATCGGAGGAGTGGATTACAAG GGTGTTCGCGATCTGCTGAAAGCTGTTCTGGATAAAATCCAGACCATCCCCATCACTGTCAGCTCAGCTATTGTGCAGCAACTGCTGGCAGCAAGAGAG GTAGTAGAATATATCCTGGACAGAAACGCCTGCCTGCTGCCTGCCTACTTTGCTGTCACAGAAATCAGAAAACTCTACCCAGAAGGACACCTTTCACATTGG CTTTTGGGCAGTTTGATATCGGACTTTGTGGACAGTTTCAGACCCACAGCCAGAATCAACTCGATATGTG gacGGTGTAGTCTGCTGCCTGTGGTGAACAACAGCGGAGCCATCTGCAACTCCTGGAAATTAGACCCAACAACGCTTCGCTTCCCTCTGAGGGGCATGCTGCCTTATGACAAA GACCTATTTGAGCCTCAGACCGGCTTGCTCCGCTATGTGCTCGAGCAGCCGTATTCCAGAGAGATGGTGTGCAACATGTTAGGACTCAACAAACAG CAAAAGCAGCGGTGCCCGGtgctggaggagcagctggtggacctGGTGGTGTACGCCATGGAGCGGTCGGAGACGGAGGAACATTTCGACGCCGACATCGGAGGAACGAGCCAGTTGCTGTGGCAACACCTCTCCTCCCAGCTCatcttctttgtgttgtttcagtTCGCGAGCTTCCCTCACATGGTGCTCTCCTTACATCAGAAG CTTGCAGGCAGAGGCCTTATTAAAGGCAGGGATCACCTGATGTGGGTCCTGCTGCAGTTCATATCAGGCAGCATTCAGAAAAATGCTTTAGCTGACTTCTTGCCAGTCATGAAGCTCTTTGACCTGCTTTATCCAGAAAAAGAG TGTATACCAGTTCCTGACATCAGCAAACCTCAGTCAACTCACTCCTTTGCCATGACCTGCATCTGGATCCACCTGAACCGCAAAGCTCAGAACGACAACTCCAAGCTGCAGATTCTCATACCACACTCCCTGAAACTCCACCATGA GTTTCTCCAGCAGTCACTGCGTAACAAAAGCCTGGGCATGTCCGACTATAAGATCGCCTTGCTGTGCAACGCCTACAGCACCAACTCGGACTGCTTCTCTCTGCCAATGGGCGTCCTGGTGGAGACCATCTACGGAAACGGGTCCATGAGGATCAACCTGCCCGGCACCAGCTGCATGGCGTCAGGATCCGTCACTCCGCTGCCCATGAACCTGCTGGATTCTCTCACTGTGCACGCGAAAATGAG CCTGATCCACAGCATCGCCACACGTGTGATCAAACTGGCTCACGCCAAGTCCAGCATCGCCCTGGCTCCGGCGCTAGTGGAAACGTACAGCAGGCTTTTGGTCTATATGGAGATCGAGTCACTGGGCATCAAGGGATTTATCA GTCAGTTGCTGCCCAACGTGTTCAAGTCTCACGCGTGGGGAATCCTTCACACACTGCTGGAGATGTTCAGCTACAGGATGCATCACATCCAGCCGCACTACAGGGTTCAGCTCCTCAGCCATCTACACAGCCTGGCTGCCGTGCCCCAGACCAACCAGAATCAGCTGCATCTCTG CGTTGAGAGCACCGCCCTGCGGCTCATCACAGCGTTGGGGAGTTCAGAGGTCCAACCTCAGTTCACCCGCTTCCTCAACGACCCGAAGACTGTCCTCTCTGCTGAGTCAGAGGAGCTGAACCGAGCTTTGATACTCACGCTGGCCAGGGCCACGCATGTGACTG ATTTTTTCACCGGCTCCGACTCCATTCATGGCACCTGGTGTAAAGACATCCTCCAGACCATCATGAGTTTTACGCCTCACAACTGGGCATCACACACTCTGTCCTGCTTCCCAGCTCCCCTCCAG GCGTTCTTCAAGCAGAACAATGTTCCTCAGGAGTCTCGCTTCAACCTGAAGAAGAACGTGGAGGAGGAATACAGGAAGTGGAAGTCGATGGCCAATGAGAATGACATCATCACCCACTTCTCAATGCAGGGCTCCCCTCCCTTGTTCCTGTGTCTGCTGTGGAAGATGCTTCTGGAGACGGATCGCATAAACCAGAtaggattcag GGTTTTGGAGCGAATCGGAGCTCGTGCGCTGGTGGCTCACGTCCGAACATTCGCCGACTTTCTTGTCTACGAGTTCTCCACTTCAGCTGGCGGACAGCAGCTCAACAAGTGCATTGAAATCCTGAATGACATGGTCTGGAAATACAACATCGTCACTCTGGACAGACTCATCCTGTGTCTG GCGATGCGAAGCCACGAGGGGAACGAGGCTCAGGTTTGTTACTTCATTATCCAGCTCCTTCTGTTGAAGCCGAGCGACTTCAGGAACCGAGTCAACGACTTTGTGAAGGAGAACGCTCCTGAGCACTGGCTGCAGAGCGACTGGCACAACAAACACATGAACTACCACAAG AAATACCCTGAGAAGCTGTACTTTGAGGGTCTTGCGGAACAAGTGAGCCCTCCCCTGCAGCTGCAGACTCAGTACCTGCCGATCTACTTCGGCAACGTCTGCCTGCGCTTCCTGCCCGTCTTCGACATCGTCATCCACCGCTTCCTGGAGCTCCTCCCCGTCTCAAAGTCTCTGGAGACGCTGCTGGATCACCTGGGGGGACTGTACAAGTTCCACG ACCGGCCCGTGACGTACCTGTACAACACCCTTCATTACTACGAACGGCATCTCAGAGACCGAACCAACCTGAAGAGGAAGCTGGTTCACGCCATCATGTCTTCACTGAAG GACAACCGAACCCCTGGATGGTGTCTGAGTGAGACCTATTTGAAGTTTGGCATGAACCCCAGGGAGGACAACGTCTGGATCCCTGATGACACCTACTACTGCAAGCTGATTGGCCGCCTTGTGGACA CCATGGCGGGAAAGTCGCCCGGCCCCTTCCCGAACTGTGACTGGAGGTTCAACGAGTTCCCCAACCCCGCAGCTCACGCCCTGCACGTCACCTGCGTGGAGCTCATGGCTCTGGCCGTGCCGGGGAAGGACGTCGGCAATGCTTTGCTCAATGTGGTGTTAAAGAG TCAACCTCTGGTCCCCAGGGAGAACATCACAGCTTGGATGAACGCCATTGGACTGGTGATCACTGCCCTTCCT GAGCCCTACTGGATCGTCCTCCACGACCGCATCATCTCTGTGCTCAGCTCGCCGGCGCTGACGTCGGAGACCGAGTGGGCGGGGGATCCCTTCGCCTTGCTGGACTTCACCGCCTGCCACCAAAGCTACAGCGAAATGAACTGCAGCTACGTGCTGGCGCTGACGCACGCCGTGTGGCACCACTCGTCCATCGGACAGCTCTCTCTGATTCCCAA ATTCCTGTCAGAGACGCTGAAACCCATCGTCCAGACAGAGTTGCAGTTGCTTTATGTCTATCACCTAGTGGGGCCGTTCCTGCAGCGCTTTCAGCAAGAAAGGACGCGGTGCATGCTGGAG ATTGGGGTGGCCTTCTATGAGATGCTGCAGGCCGTTGACCAGCACTGCCAACATCTGAGCTACATGGACCCCATCTGTGATTTTCTCTATCATATCAAGTACATGTACACCGGAGACAGCGTGAAGGAGCAG GTAGAGAAAATCATCATGACTCTTCGCCCTGCGATGAAGCTGCGTCTGCGCTTCATCACTCACAGCAGCATCATCGAGACCTCATCAGCTGCCGCCACCGCGTCGTCTGCctccgcctcttcctcctccgccGGCACTCCCCAGCCGCCGCCTTCCTCACTCTCCTCCACCAACGCCGCAgcctctccctcctcttcctcacagcACGCACACACGCCCATGTAA